The DNA sequence ACCTTGAAGATGTTGGTTATATGGACAGTACAGGCATTGGTACATTTGTCAACGCTTTGAAAGTATCGAATATGAACGGCAGCCATTTGCGACTTGTGAACATGCAAGATAGAGTATTGAGACTCTTCAGTATTACAGGACTTGATGAAATTATGGATATTAATGCAGCGATAAGAGGTGGACAGGAATAATGGAAAATTTCGATTTTATTGAAATGAAGTTCCCGGCGAAAGCCGAATATGTTGGCGTAGCACGCCTTAGTATCTCAGGGGTTGCAAGCCGCATGGGTTTTTCTTTCGAAGATATTGAAGATTTAAAAGTTGCAATGTCCGAAGCGGTAACGAATGTGGTGGAACACGCATATGAAGGAGATCATCCGGGAGAATTCACTATCGGATTTGGTGTATATGAAGACAGACTCGAAATCATGGTGGCAGACCATGGCGGCAGCTTCGATCTTCAGAATATCAAGGGTGCAATCGGGCCATATAAGGCAACAGAATCTGTAGACAAGATGCGCGAGGGTGGTTTTGGTCTCTTCTTGATTAATGCTTTGATGGACAAGGTCGAAATTAATAATAATTACGGGGTTATCGTTTTGATGACCAAGTATTTGAACGAGTCTGAGGTGGGGTTTGATGACCAATTCTCAAAGACCCAATAAAGGTAAAGATCAGGTATATGAATGGATTGAATACTTGCATGAAGATCCGAAGAATGAGGAATATCAAGAAAAAGTAGTCCTTGCCTATAAAGACCTTGTTGACTCTCTTGCCAGAAAATATTCAAAGAACTCAAGCATACATGAGGATCTCGTTCAAATCGGAATGATCGGGCTACTTGCTGCAGTCCGCCGATACGATGCCTCCTATGGAAAATCTTTTGAGTCATTCGCCATACCTACAATCATTGGAGAAATTAAACGATTTATTCGGGACAAAACTTGGAGCGTTCATGTACCGCGACGCATTAAGGAACTTGGCCCAAAAATTAAAAAAGCAGTGGATGAGTTGACAACTGAAAATCAAAAGTCTCCATCCGTTCAGGAAATAGCTGATTATCTTGACGTTTCCGAAGAGGAAATACTTGAAACGATGGAAATGAGCAAGAGCTATAAGGCATTGTCTGTTGACCGCAAGATTGAAGCAGATTCAGATGGCAGTACTGTGGCCATTCTTGATTTGATCGGCAATCAGGACAAAGGTTATGAAAACATTGATCAGAAGATGATTCTCGAAAATATAATGCATGTGCTTACAGAGCGAGAGCAAAAGATTTTGCAATGTACATATTTTGAGAATATGAGCCAAAAAGAAACTGGAGATTTACTTGGGATATCGCAAATGCATGTATCAAGACTGCAACGCCGTTCCTTGAGAAAGTTGCGTGAAGCGATTCAGTCGGAAAGTTCGGAGGTTCTGGATTGAGCAAAGTGCAGACAGCTGTTTTCCAAAAACCAAAAAAGGGCAATTATATTTGTGGTGACAGCTATTTCTTTGAGGAAACAGATGATGGTTATATCTGTGCTATTGCTGATGGACTTGGCAGTGGGGAGATGGCCAAAGAATCATCACAAGTGGCGATTAATGTCATAAAGGATGCAGCCAATGATCCTCCAGAAAAGATCCTCCGGGATATCAATTTGGCGCTCGCTGGTAAAAGAGGAGTAGTCATCGGTGTGCTGAAGCTTGATTATACGAATGGCATTTTTTCTTTTCTATCCGTAGGGAATATAGGCCTTGTCGCAATTAACGCAGAACATCGCAAAATACGCCATATCAGCAATGCCGGTTACTTGGCTGGCTACCAGCGAACGTTCAAGTTTGAAGAGAAGAAGCTTGAACCGGAAATGAATTTTCTCCTTTTCTCAGATGGAGTTTCCGAGAGGGAATTATCTAAGGACTATATGGTAACGACCGATGTCCAGGATCTAATTACATTATATTCACATCTGAGCAGTGAAATTAAAACCGATGATACAACACTTATAGCTATACGCTATGAGGACGATGACTAGACAGACCGCAACCAATTTTGGATAAGCGTTCTGTCTAGTTTTTTGTTTTAGGCAGGAAAGAGAGTCTTTTGATAGAATATTAATTAGAGCAAAGAGGAGGAAGAAATAGTGCCCGATATTAATGAAAAAGTACTTACATGGACAGCAAAAGAGGCTGGCGTGTCTGATAAGATCGCGGAAAAAGTAATCAATCTTCTAGATGAAGGAAATACAGTTCCGTTTATCGCCCGTTATCGTAAAGAAATGACCGGCGGGTTGGATGAAGTCCAAATCAAGCTCATCCAGGATAAATGGATGTATGCTGTCAATCTATCGGAACGCAAGGAAGAAGTCATCCGGCTTATTGAAGAGCAGGGCAAACTAACGGCAGAACTAAAAAAGGACATCACATCAGCAGAACAGCTGCAGCGTGTTGAAGACTTATATAGGCCTTACAAACAGAAACGAAGAACGAGAGCGACTATCGCTAAAGAAAAAGGACTCGAACCGTTTGCAGAGCGTCTATGGGGACAAAAAGCGGAACTGAATTTATTGGAGGAAGCGAGAGATTACATCTCTGAAGAGAAAGAATTGCCGACAATTGAAGAAGTTCTTGCAGGTGTCAATGACATTATTGCGGAATGGATTGCTGACCATGCTGAATATAGAGAACTTTGCCGTGAAGAAACGTTCAAACAAGGCGTTATCATGACGAAAGCAAAAGACGAAGAGAAAGATGAAAAGCAAGTTTTTCAAATGTATTATGATTACAGTGAAGCTGTTCGTTCTATGGCATCTCATCGTGTCCTCGCTGTAAATCGTGGGGAAAAGGAAGGTATCCTGAAAGTAAGTATTGAGCCGCCTACTGAAAGGCTCATTGAAAAGCTTGCTCGTAAAGCAATCAAAAGGCATACAAGTGGGAAGGTACGTGAAATACTTGAACAGGCTATAGAGGATAGTTTTAAGCGTCTTTTACAGCCATCGGTCGAGCGAGAAATACGCCATACTTTGACGGAAAAGGCAGAACAGCAGGCAATTGAGGTTTTCTCAAAGAACTTGAACAGCCTTCTGCTTCAACCACCGCTTAAGGAGAGAAAGATACTTGGGGTGGATCCTGCATTTCGTACTGGCTGCAAGCTCGCTGTAATAGATGAAACAGGAAAAATGCTTGATATTAGCGTCATGTACCCAACTGCTCCGCGTAATGACATAAAGGGAGCTGAACAGGCAGTACTGAACTATGTGAAAAAGTACGACATTGAACTGATTGCTATTGGTAATGGAACGGCTTCACGGGAAACAGAACAGTTTATAGTAGAAGTGATTCAGCGTAATGAACTGAACATCCCATATATCATTGTAAATGAGGCAGGAGCAAGTGTATACTCAGCCTCTGCTCTAGCACGTGAAGAATTCCCGGATTTGCAAACCGAAGAACGGAGTGCGGTTTCTATTGCAAGACGTGTACAGGATCCGCTTGCCGAACTTGTAAAAATTGACCCGAAATCAATTGGAGTTGGCCAATATCAACATGATGTGAGTCAAAAATATCTTAACGAATCACTAGGGTTTGTTGTTGAAACAGCTGTAAATCAGGTTGGTGTTAACGTAAACACCGCTTCTGTTTCTTTACTGCAATATGTATCAGGACTAAGCAAAACAGTCGCAAAAAATATTATTATGAGAAGAGAAGAACTCGGAAAGCTGAGAAAGCGTAGTGAACTTAAGGATGTACCTCGACTCGGTGCAAAAACGTATGAACAGAGTATTGGTTTCCTAAGAATTATAGATGGAGACAATCCACTTGATCGTACGCCAATCCACCCAGAGACATATAAGCAGGCTGAAAAGCTTTTATCCTATGTAGACTGTGATTTAAAAGATATAGGGACGGCAAATCTTCGTGAACAGCTGCAAAGTATTAATGTTAATGAAATGGCTGAGAAGTTGGACATTGGTATTCCAACATTGAATGACATGATTTCAGCGTTAAGCAGACCTGAACGTGACCCTCGTGAAGATTATCCGCAACCGCTGCTTAAAACAAATGTTTTATCATTGGAAGATTTACAAAAAGGGATGGAACTGCAAGGAACTGTCCGTAATGTCGTTGACTTTGGTGTATTTGTCGATATCGGTGTGAAACAAGATGGGCTTGTACATATATCGAAACTTACAAATAAGTATGTAAAGCATCCTCTTGATGTTGTCTCAGTAGGAGACATTGTCACAGTCTGGGTTGAGGATTGTGATATAAAAAGGGGTAGAATCGCGTTATCGATGTTAGGACAGAAAGTAGAAGCATAGTTGGGAAAATAAATAAACCACTTCCATGGAGACGGAAGTGGTTTATTTATATTTAAAAGGGATATAACAAATAAGAGTATAAAAAAACAGATCCAGCTAAATGCTGGATCTGTTGTCATCATGTATTAGTAAGTAGCAGTTGCAGGAGCTTCTTGGATTGCTTCAGTCAAATCAATACCAAGTGCTTTTGCAACACCTTCACCGTATGCTGGATCTGCCTGGTGGCAGTGCAATACGTGACGCTGCATAATGTGCTTGTCCACACCAGCCATAGCGCGACCAGTGTTTTCGAACAATACTTGTTTCTGTTCATCGCTCATGAGGCGGAACAATTTACCAGGCTGTTCGAAGTAAAGATCGTCGTCTTCGCGAGCGTTCCAACGACCAGCATCGCCGAACAATTCCTGTTTTGGTTCCTCGTGCTGAGGAGTTGTCTGCCAGTTGCCGTAGCTGTTTGGAGAGTATCCAAGCTGGCTTCCGTTGTTGCCGTCAACACGCATTGCACCATCGCGGTGGAATACATGGTAAGGGCATTTAGGCTGGTTAACCGGGATTTGGTGATGGTTAACACCAAGACGGTAACGTGCAGCATCGCCATAAGCGAACAAACGGCCTTGAAGCATCTTGTCAGGAGAGAAACTTACACCTGGAACAAGGTTTGCAGGTGTGAAAGCAGCCTGCTCAACTTCAGCAAAGTAGTTTTCAGGGTTGCGGTTCAATTCGAATTCACCAACTTCGATAAGTGGGAACTGATCTTTGTACCAAACTTTAGTAAGATCGAACGGGTTGTAAGGCATGTTGTTCGCTTCTTCTTCAGTCATTACCTGAATGTACATCTTCCATTTAGGGAAGTTGCCGTTTTCGATATTATCGTAAAGGTCACGCTGATGGCTCTCGCGATCTGCGCCTACTACTTCAGCTGCATCAGCATCAGTAAGGTTTTCGATACCTTGCTGGGAACGGAAGTGGTATTTAACCCATACGCGTTCGTTGTCAGAATTGATCATGCTGAATGTATGGCTTCCGAAACCGTGCATGTGACGGTAAGTCTTAGGAAGACCACGGTCAGACATAACGATTGTTACCTGGTGCAAAGCTTCAGGAAGCTGAGTCCAGAAATCCCAGTTAGCGTTTGCATCACGCATGTTTGTGCGTGGGTTACGCTTAACAACGTGGTTCAAGTCTGGGAACAATAGTGGATCGCGGAAGAAGAATACAGGTGTGTTGTTACCAACGACATCCCAGTTACCTTCCTCAGTGTAGAAACGCAATGCGAAACCGCGGATATCGCGCTCAGCATCTGCTGCTCCACGTTCGCCAGCTACTGTGGAGAAACGAAGGAAGATATCAGTTTTCTTACCAATTTCAGAGAATAGTTTTGCTTTTGTATATTTAGTAATGTCATGAGTGACAGTGAATGTACCGTAAGCTCCTGAACCTTTAGCGTGCATACGACGCTCAGGGATTACTTCTCTGTCGAAATGTGCAAGCTTCTCCATGAACCAGAGATCTTGCAAAAGCATAGGGCCACGTGGACCTGCTGTCATGGAATCAGTGTTGTTTGTTACTGGGGCACCATTGGCCAAAGTGAAATTTCTTTCGTTACTCACGTATAAAACACCTCTCCTAGATAGAATTTTTACCGTGTGACTATCAGTATAATACATTATTAGAAAATTGCAATGGCTTATTTATAATTATTTTAAATTATGAATTGGGGAAAAGGATGTGGGTATGGTAAAATTATTCAATATATTTTTTGAGATAGAGGGACTATAAATGGAAATTCTGAGTGAAACTGAACTTCATGAACTAGTGAACAAGATTTCTTTGAAATATTTCTTTAAGCCTTATATAGATAGTGTCTGTTTCAATTCTCGTTTAAGAACAACAGGAGGGAGATACATTCCGGCCAGGAGACTTATAGAATTGAACCCAAAGTATCTTATTGAAGCTGACCGAGAGGAATTCATAGGAATTATTAAACACGAGTTGTGTCATTATCATCTACATATAGAAGGAAAAAAATTTGGACATGCCGACAAGTCTTTTAAAGAGTTGTTGAAGGCAACGGGTTCACCGAGATTTTGCAACCCGCTGCCTTCTCAATCAAGGAAAACATATATATACCTTTGTACAAAGTGCAACATGGAATATAAGAGGAAGCGAAGAGTAGATATCAATAGATTTTCTTGTGGGAGATGCCGAGGGAAACTAGAATTGATAAAAGATCTGAGGGACTCTTAATATCCATTGGAAATAGTGGAGGAGTTCCTGGCAGGGTATTAACAATTAACTTCAACCCAAGCCTTTATAAGCTGAAGGGTTCCAAGTATGAGACTATACCATATCCAAATTGAGTCGACATTCTCTATATATTATAGGAAGAGATTGATCAAAAATAAGGTTTCGAAGATTTATTTCGAAAAGTTGTTGACTTACTTTATGCTTGTATGATAAATTATTTATTGTCGCTGAGGCAAACAGCTTTGACAGATGCAAAAAAGTTGAAAAAGTTATTGACATTAAGTTTTGAATGCTGTATAGTTAATAACGTTGCTGATGACAACAAATTAAAAACATTCCACAGTAGCTCAGTGGTAGAGCAATCGGCTGTTAACCGATCGGTCGTAGGTTCGAATCCTACCTGTGGAGCCATTCGGGGAAGTACTCAAGAGGCTGAAGAGGCGCCCCTGCTAAGGGTGTAGGTCGCGTAAGCGGCGCGAGGGTTCAAATCCCTCCTTCTCCGCCATTATATAATGGCCCGTTGGTCAAGCGGTTAAGACACCGCCCTTTCACGGCGGTAACACGGGTTCGAATCCCGTACGGGTCACTTTTATCTTACTTTAAAGTTCATACGGTCCGGTAGTTCAGTTGGTTAGAATGCCTGCCTGTCACGCAGGAGGTCGCGGGTTCGAGTCCCGTCCGGACCGCCATTTTATTGGGCTATAGCCAAGCGGTAAGGCAACGGGTTTTGGTCCCGTCATTCCTAGGTTCGAATCCTAGTAGCCCAGCCATTTTTCAAAAAATTTAATTGAATTGAAGGTAATCTTCAATAATATGCGGCCGTGGCGGAATCGGCAGACGCGCTAGGTTGAGGGCCTAGTGGTGGCAACACCGTGGAGGTTCAAGTCCTCTCGGCCGCATCGCTAATTAAATGAGAAAAAAGATGCGCCCGTAGCTCAATTGGATAGAGCGTCTGACTACGGATCAGAAGGTTAGGGGTTCGACTCCTCTCGGGCGCGCTTTATTGCGGGAAGTAGCTCAGCTTGGTAGAGCACATGGTTTGGGACCATGGGGTCGCAGGTTCAAATCCTGTCTTCCCGACTGCCGAAAGGCTTCCGCGGGTGTAGTTTAGTGGTAAAACCTCAGCCTTCCAAGCTGATGTCGAGGGTTCGATTCCCTTCACCCGCTCCATAATTAATTTCAAGGGGCCTGTAGCTCAGCTGGTTAGAGCGCACGCCTGATAAGCGTGAGGTCGGTGGTTCGAGTCCACTCAGGCCCATCTCAACCTCTTGAAAAAAGATGTTGACAATAGTTGTACAAAGTAATACACTTTTAAAGTCGCTAAAGCAACGTATTCGTTCTTTGAAAACTGAACAAACAACCATTTATGTCAGTAAGAAACGGTATAACCGTTTAAGTTTTACTAGCTAAGACATCATCTTCGGATGATGTGAAACAAACTTTTTTGGAGAGTTTGATCTTGGCTCAGGACGAACGCTGGCGGCGTGCCTAATACATGCAAGTCGAGCGCGGGAAGCAGGCAGATCCCTTCGGGGTGATGCCTGTGGAACGAGCGGCGGACGGGTGAGTAACACGTGGGCAACCTGCCTGCAGGATCGGGATAACTCCGGGAAACCGGAGCTAATACCGGATAATACTTTCTTCTTCATGGAGGAAAGATGAAAGACGGTTTCGGCTGTCACCTGCAGATGGGCCCGCGGCGCATTAGCTAGTTGGTGAGGTAACGGCTCACCAAGGCAACGATGCGTAGCCGACCTGAGAGGGTGATCGGCCACACTGGGACTGAGACACGGCCCAGACTCCTACGGGAGGCAGCAGTAGGGAATCTTCCGCAATGGACGAAAGTCTGACGGAGCAACGCCGCGTGAGTGATGAAGGTTTTCGGATCGTAAAACTCTGTTGTAAGGGAAGAACAAGTACGATAGTAACTGATCGTACCTTGACGGTACCTTACCAGAAAGCCACGGCTAACTACGTGCCAGCAGCCGCGGTAATACGTAGGTGGCAAGCGTTGTCCGGAATTATTGGGCGTAAAGCGCGCGCAGGCGGTCCTTTAAGTCTGATGTGAAATCTTGCGGCTCAACCGTAAGCGGTCATTGGAAACTGGAGGACTTGAGTGCAGAAGAGGAGAGTGGAATTCCACGTGTAGCGGTGAAATGCGTAGAGATGTGGAGGAACACCAGTGGCGAAGGCGACTCTCTGGTCTGTAACTGACGCTGAGGCGCGAAAGCGTGGGGAGCGAACAGGATTAGATACCCTGGTAGTCCACGCCGTAAACGATGAGTGCTAGGTGTTAGGGGTTTCCGCCCCTTAGTGCTGAAGTTAACGCATTAAGCACTCCGCCTGGGGAGTACGGCCGCAAGGCTGAAACTCAAAAGAATTGACGGGGGCCCGCACAAGCGGTGGAGCATGTGGTTTAATTCGAAGCAACGCGAAGAACCTTACCAGGTCTTGACATCCTCTGACAACGGTAGAGATACCGCTTTCCCTTCGGGGACAGAGTGACAGGTGGTGCATGGTTGTCGTCAGCTCGTGTCGTGAGATGTTGGGTTAAGTCCCGCAACGAGCGCAACCCTTGATCTTAGTTGCCAGCATTAAGTTGGGCACTCTAAGGTGACTGCCGGTGACAAACCGGAGGAAGGTGGGGATGACGTCAAATCATCATGCCCCTTATGACCTGGGCTACACACGTGCTACAATGGATGGTACAAAGGGCAGCGAAGCCGCGAGGTGAAGCAAATCCCATAAAACCATTCCCAGTTCGGATTGTAGGCTGCAACTCGCCTACATGAAGCAGGAATCGCTAGTAATCGCGGATCAGCATGCCGCGGTGAATACGTTCCCGGGCCTTGTACACACCGCCCGTCACACCACGAGAGTCGGCAACACCCGAAGTCGGTGAGGCAACCCTTACGGGAGCCAGCCGCCGAAGGTGGGGCCAATGATTGGGGTGAAGTCGTAACAAGGTAGCCGTATCGGAAGGTGCGGCTGGATCACCTCCTTTCTAAGGATATGAAGTTCAGGCTTCTTCGGAAGTTGAATGGATTCGGAAGACATAAACAGGTTGTTTGTTCAGTTTTGAGAGAGTGAATCTCTTTCAAACTAGGATAGTTTGTTCCTTGAAAACTAAATAAGAGCAAAACAAGACATCAAAACGTTTTAACGCGTCAAACTTAGTTAAGTGAATAAGGGCGCACGGTGGATGCCTTGGCACTAGGAGCCGAAGAAGGACGGGACTAACGCCGATATGCCTCGGGGAGCTGTAAGTAAGCATTGATCCGAGGATTTCCGAATGGGGAAACCCACTGTTCGTAATGGAGCAGTACGTTCATCTGAATACATAGGATGATCGAGGCAGACCCGGGGAACTGAAACATCTAAGTACCCGGAGGAAGAGAAAGCAAATGCGATTTCCCAAGTAGCGGCGAGCGAAACGGAAACAGCCCAAACCAGAAGGCTTGCCTTCTGGGGTTGTAGGACACTCTATACGGAGTTACAAAGGAACGGGATAGACGAAGCGGTCTGGAAAGGCCCGCCATAGAAGGTAACAGCCCTGTAATCGAAATTTCGTTCTCTCCAGAGTGGATCCTGAGTACGGCGGAACACGTGAAATTCCGTCGGAATCCGGGAGGACCATCTCCCAAGGCTAAATACTCCCTAGTGACCGATAGTGAACCAGTACCGTGAGGGAAAGGTGAAAAGCACCCCGGAAGGGGAGTGAAAGAGATCCTGAAACCGTGTGCCTACAAGTAGTCGAAGCCCGTTTATGGGTGACGGCGTACCTTTTGTAGAATGGACCGGCGAGTTACGTTTGCATGCAAGGTTAAGCAGAAGATGCGGAGCCGCAGCGAAAGCGAGTCTGAATAGGGCGATTTGAGTATGCAGGCGTAGACCCGAAACCGTGTGATCTACCCATGTCCAGGG is a window from the Aciduricibacillus chroicocephali genome containing:
- a CDS encoding STAS domain-containing protein gives rise to the protein MNLQIDIEKETDLTTVYLSGEIDIYTAPQLKEQMVRLLEEPGVTVEVDLEDVGYMDSTGIGTFVNALKVSNMNGSHLRLVNMQDRVLRLFSITGLDEIMDINAAIRGGQE
- the rsbW gene encoding anti-sigma B factor RsbW, with translation MENFDFIEMKFPAKAEYVGVARLSISGVASRMGFSFEDIEDLKVAMSEAVTNVVEHAYEGDHPGEFTIGFGVYEDRLEIMVADHGGSFDLQNIKGAIGPYKATESVDKMREGGFGLFLINALMDKVEINNNYGVIVLMTKYLNESEVGFDDQFSKTQ
- the sigB gene encoding RNA polymerase sigma factor SigB gives rise to the protein MMTNSQRPNKGKDQVYEWIEYLHEDPKNEEYQEKVVLAYKDLVDSLARKYSKNSSIHEDLVQIGMIGLLAAVRRYDASYGKSFESFAIPTIIGEIKRFIRDKTWSVHVPRRIKELGPKIKKAVDELTTENQKSPSVQEIADYLDVSEEEILETMEMSKSYKALSVDRKIEADSDGSTVAILDLIGNQDKGYENIDQKMILENIMHVLTEREQKILQCTYFENMSQKETGDLLGISQMHVSRLQRRSLRKLREAIQSESSEVLD
- a CDS encoding SpoIIE family protein phosphatase, with the protein product MQTAVFQKPKKGNYICGDSYFFEETDDGYICAIADGLGSGEMAKESSQVAINVIKDAANDPPEKILRDINLALAGKRGVVIGVLKLDYTNGIFSFLSVGNIGLVAINAEHRKIRHISNAGYLAGYQRTFKFEEKKLEPEMNFLLFSDGVSERELSKDYMVTTDVQDLITLYSHLSSEIKTDDTTLIAIRYEDDD
- a CDS encoding Tex family protein — encoded protein: MPDINEKVLTWTAKEAGVSDKIAEKVINLLDEGNTVPFIARYRKEMTGGLDEVQIKLIQDKWMYAVNLSERKEEVIRLIEEQGKLTAELKKDITSAEQLQRVEDLYRPYKQKRRTRATIAKEKGLEPFAERLWGQKAELNLLEEARDYISEEKELPTIEEVLAGVNDIIAEWIADHAEYRELCREETFKQGVIMTKAKDEEKDEKQVFQMYYDYSEAVRSMASHRVLAVNRGEKEGILKVSIEPPTERLIEKLARKAIKRHTSGKVREILEQAIEDSFKRLLQPSVEREIRHTLTEKAEQQAIEVFSKNLNSLLLQPPLKERKILGVDPAFRTGCKLAVIDETGKMLDISVMYPTAPRNDIKGAEQAVLNYVKKYDIELIAIGNGTASRETEQFIVEVIQRNELNIPYIIVNEAGASVYSASALAREEFPDLQTEERSAVSIARRVQDPLAELVKIDPKSIGVGQYQHDVSQKYLNESLGFVVETAVNQVGVNVNTASVSLLQYVSGLSKTVAKNIIMRREELGKLRKRSELKDVPRLGAKTYEQSIGFLRIIDGDNPLDRTPIHPETYKQAEKLLSYVDCDLKDIGTANLREQLQSINVNEMAEKLDIGIPTLNDMISALSRPERDPREDYPQPLLKTNVLSLEDLQKGMELQGTVRNVVDFGVFVDIGVKQDGLVHISKLTNKYVKHPLDVVSVGDIVTVWVEDCDIKRGRIALSMLGQKVEA
- a CDS encoding catalase: MSNERNFTLANGAPVTNNTDSMTAGPRGPMLLQDLWFMEKLAHFDREVIPERRMHAKGSGAYGTFTVTHDITKYTKAKLFSEIGKKTDIFLRFSTVAGERGAADAERDIRGFALRFYTEEGNWDVVGNNTPVFFFRDPLLFPDLNHVVKRNPRTNMRDANANWDFWTQLPEALHQVTIVMSDRGLPKTYRHMHGFGSHTFSMINSDNERVWVKYHFRSQQGIENLTDADAAEVVGADRESHQRDLYDNIENGNFPKWKMYIQVMTEEEANNMPYNPFDLTKVWYKDQFPLIEVGEFELNRNPENYFAEVEQAAFTPANLVPGVSFSPDKMLQGRLFAYGDAARYRLGVNHHQIPVNQPKCPYHVFHRDGAMRVDGNNGSQLGYSPNSYGNWQTTPQHEEPKQELFGDAGRWNAREDDDLYFEQPGKLFRLMSDEQKQVLFENTGRAMAGVDKHIMQRHVLHCHQADPAYGEGVAKALGIDLTEAIQEAPATATY
- a CDS encoding SprT family protein encodes the protein MEILSETELHELVNKISLKYFFKPYIDSVCFNSRLRTTGGRYIPARRLIELNPKYLIEADREEFIGIIKHELCHYHLHIEGKKFGHADKSFKELLKATGSPRFCNPLPSQSRKTYIYLCTKCNMEYKRKRRVDINRFSCGRCRGKLELIKDLRDS